The Kineococcus endophyticus genome includes a region encoding these proteins:
- a CDS encoding STAS domain-containing protein, with protein MAIGLATVPGTVRNDATVPSAADDVAARRAARSAPGSAATVDDVVHGQVLHVGGRLDVHTVPDVRAALHAAVDAGTGDLVVQVDGIVVADATGLGVFVGAHRRAQRTGRRLVLREVPLPALRLLRVTRLHLVLQVEDAPAQAVDRTAVRRARAEALLLGPGRTGGAQNSRESTSSIPRKAS; from the coding sequence ATGGCGATCGGACTCGCGACGGTGCCAGGCACCGTCCGCAACGACGCGACGGTGCCCAGCGCCGCGGACGACGTCGCAGCTCGCCGGGCCGCGCGCTCGGCTCCCGGCAGTGCGGCGACCGTGGACGACGTCGTCCACGGCCAGGTCCTGCACGTCGGCGGACGGCTCGACGTCCACACCGTGCCCGACGTGCGCGCTGCGCTGCACGCGGCCGTCGACGCCGGGACGGGCGACCTCGTGGTCCAGGTGGACGGCATCGTCGTCGCCGACGCCACGGGGCTCGGGGTGTTCGTGGGGGCGCACCGCCGCGCTCAGCGGACCGGCCGCCGCCTCGTCCTGCGCGAGGTGCCGCTGCCCGCGCTGCGCCTGCTGCGCGTCACGCGGCTGCACCTCGTGCTGCAGGTCGAGGACGCCCCGGCCCAGGCCGTCGACCGGACGGCCGTGCGGCGGGCGCGCGCCGAGGCCCTCCTGCTCGGTCCGGGACGCACCGGGGGCGCTCAGAACAGCCGCGAATCCACGTCGTCGATCCCGCGCAAGGCGTCGTAG
- the atpD gene encoding F0F1 ATP synthase subunit beta: MTATVNEAPTSTSKGATGRIARVIGPVVDIEFSADAMPDQNNALTTEVSMGGQTSTVTLEVASHLGDNMVRAISLKPTDGMVRGAPVVDTGAPISVPVGNVTLGKVFNAIGEALNLEEGERLEVTERWPIHRKAPSFDQLESKTQMFETGIKVIDLLTPYVQGGKIGLFGGAGVGKTVLIQEMIQRVAQDHGGVSVFAGVGERTREGNDLIAEMAEAGVFDKTALVFGQMDEPPGTRLRVALSALTMAEYFRDVQKQDVLLFIDNIFRFTQAGSEVSTLLGRMPSAVGYQPTLADEMGVLQERITSTRGHSITSLQAIYVPADDYTDPAPATTFAHLDATTELSREIASRGLYPAVDPLTSTSRILDPLYISKDHYSTAVRVKQILQRNKELQDIIAILGVDELSEEDKLTVSRARRIQQFLSQNTYMAEKFTGVSGSTVPLKETIEGFSKIADGELDHIAEQAFFNVGGLEDVERNWARIQKETA, encoded by the coding sequence ATGACCGCCACCGTCAACGAAGCGCCCACCAGCACCAGCAAGGGTGCGACCGGACGCATCGCCCGAGTCATCGGGCCCGTCGTCGACATCGAGTTCTCGGCCGACGCCATGCCGGACCAGAACAACGCCCTCACCACCGAGGTGAGCATGGGCGGCCAGACGTCGACGGTGACGCTCGAGGTGGCCTCCCACCTCGGCGACAACATGGTCCGCGCCATCTCCCTCAAGCCGACCGACGGCATGGTCCGCGGTGCGCCCGTCGTCGACACCGGTGCGCCGATCTCGGTGCCCGTCGGCAACGTGACCCTCGGCAAGGTCTTCAACGCCATCGGCGAGGCCCTGAACCTCGAGGAGGGCGAGCGCCTCGAGGTGACCGAGCGCTGGCCGATCCACCGCAAGGCCCCGAGCTTCGACCAGCTCGAGTCCAAGACCCAGATGTTCGAGACCGGTATCAAGGTCATCGACCTGCTCACCCCGTACGTCCAGGGTGGGAAGATCGGCCTCTTCGGTGGTGCGGGCGTCGGCAAGACCGTCCTCATCCAGGAGATGATCCAGCGCGTCGCCCAGGACCACGGTGGTGTGTCGGTGTTCGCCGGTGTCGGCGAGCGCACCCGTGAGGGCAACGACCTCATCGCCGAGATGGCCGAGGCCGGTGTCTTCGACAAGACCGCGCTGGTCTTCGGCCAGATGGACGAGCCGCCGGGGACGCGTCTGCGCGTGGCCCTGTCCGCCCTGACGATGGCGGAGTACTTCCGCGACGTGCAGAAGCAGGACGTGCTGCTCTTCATCGACAACATCTTCCGGTTCACCCAGGCCGGTTCCGAGGTCTCCACGCTGCTCGGCCGCATGCCCTCGGCCGTCGGGTACCAGCCCACGCTGGCCGACGAGATGGGTGTGCTCCAGGAGCGCATCACCTCGACCCGTGGTCACTCGATCACCTCGCTGCAGGCGATCTACGTCCCCGCGGACGACTACACCGACCCGGCGCCGGCCACGACGTTCGCGCACCTCGACGCGACGACGGAGCTGTCCCGCGAGATCGCCTCGCGCGGTCTGTACCCGGCCGTGGACCCGCTGACCTCTACGTCGCGCATCCTCGACCCGCTGTACATCTCCAAGGACCACTACTCCACGGCGGTCCGCGTCAAGCAGATCCTGCAGCGCAACAAGGAACTGCAGGACATCATCGCCATCCTCGGTGTCGACGAGCTGTCGGAGGAGGACAAGCTGACGGTGAGCCGCGCTCGCCGCATCCAGCAGTTCCTCTCCCAGAACACCTACATGGCGGAGAAGTTCACGGGTGTCTCCGGCTCGACCGTCCCGCTCAAGGAGACGATCGAGGGCTTCTCGAAGATCGCCGACGGCGAGCTCGACCACATCGCCGAGCAGGCCTTCTTCAACGTCGGTGGCCTCGAGGACGTCGAGCGCAACTGGGCGCGCATCCAGAAGGAAACCGCCTGA
- the nucS gene encoding endonuclease NucS, whose amino-acid sequence MRLVIARCSVDYAGRLTAHLPLATRLLLVKADGSVLVHSDGGSYKPLNWMSPPARLTVAVPEEEAREAGVVETWTVQHTKTDDRLVVSIHEVLHDSEHELGVDPGLVKDGVEAHLQKLLAEHIGTLGEGYTLVRREYMTAIGPVDILARDAGGRAVAVEIKRRAEIDGVEQLTRYLELLNRDPLLAPVTGVLAAQEIKPQARTLAVDRGIRCVTLDYDALRGIDDVDSRLF is encoded by the coding sequence GTGCGTCTCGTCATCGCCCGCTGCTCCGTCGACTACGCGGGCCGGCTCACCGCCCACCTCCCGCTGGCCACCCGGCTCCTGCTCGTCAAGGCCGACGGCAGCGTGCTCGTGCACTCCGACGGCGGCAGCTACAAGCCGCTGAACTGGATGAGCCCGCCGGCGCGCCTGACGGTGGCCGTGCCGGAGGAGGAGGCGCGGGAGGCCGGCGTCGTGGAGACGTGGACGGTCCAGCACACCAAGACCGACGACCGCCTCGTCGTGTCGATCCACGAGGTGCTGCACGACTCCGAGCACGAGCTGGGCGTCGACCCGGGACTCGTGAAGGACGGCGTCGAGGCGCACCTGCAGAAGCTGTTGGCCGAGCACATCGGCACGCTGGGCGAGGGGTACACCCTGGTCCGCCGCGAGTACATGACGGCCATCGGCCCGGTCGACATCCTCGCCCGCGACGCCGGCGGCCGTGCGGTCGCCGTGGAGATCAAGCGACGCGCCGAGATCGACGGGGTCGAGCAGCTCACGCGCTACCTCGAGCTGCTCAACCGCGACCCGCTGCTGGCCCCCGTGACCGGCGTCCTCGCCGCCCAGGAGATCAAGCCGCAGGCCAGGACCCTGGCCGTCGACCGCGGGATCCGGTGCGTGACGCTGGACTACGACGCCTTGCGCGGGATCGACGACGTGGATTCGCGGCTGTTCTGA
- a CDS encoding ABC-F family ATP-binding cassette domain-containing protein, whose product MPATGTTSSTTTTTSLSLTGVTKGYGHVPVLQDVSLAFAPGRVSGVIGENGCGKSTLLRLLAGVEAPEAGRVVATAAGGTGYLPQDAGAPSETTVGAVLEAAFAELTALRRRMRELEDAMASGTDLDPVLAEYGDLQTRFELRHGYDADTRLEQSLTGLGLPRLDRERPVATLSGGQRSRLHLAALLAAGPEVLLLDEPTNHLDVQAAHWLERHLVTRPGTTVVVSHDREFLDAVAGELVEVDPYRDRGVARYPGGYADYLQAKASERARWEQARAEWESAVERLATTGDATARAVNHARERPDNDKMQYDFKGGRVQESLAARVRANAEKLRRLREAEVPRPPDPLRFVPPAGASGRRGSVHAEGVSVAGRLTPVDVHVGPGDRLLVTGPNGSGKSTLFDVLTGALAPDTGTVRRRGRTGLLRQDPATDGLDRTVLAAFAAGRPGSADEHAHRLLGMGLFDRERLGVPVRSLSTGGRRRLDLARLLADRHDVLLLDEPTNHLAPQLVEELEAAIDAFPGAVVVVSHDRWFRRSFRGDVLELTGLDLTEVESTCSSS is encoded by the coding sequence ATGCCCGCCACCGGAACCACCAGCAGCACCACCACCACCACCAGCCTGTCCCTGACCGGGGTGACGAAGGGCTACGGCCACGTCCCCGTCCTGCAGGACGTCTCCCTCGCCTTCGCCCCCGGACGGGTGAGCGGCGTCATCGGCGAGAACGGTTGCGGCAAGTCGACGCTGCTGCGGCTGCTCGCCGGCGTCGAGGCGCCCGAGGCGGGGCGCGTCGTGGCGACGGCAGCGGGCGGGACGGGCTACCTGCCCCAGGACGCGGGAGCCCCGTCGGAGACCACCGTGGGCGCCGTGCTCGAGGCGGCCTTCGCCGAGCTGACCGCCTTGCGCCGGCGGATGCGGGAGCTCGAGGACGCGATGGCGTCGGGGACGGACCTGGACCCCGTCCTGGCCGAGTACGGCGACCTGCAGACGCGCTTCGAGCTGCGGCACGGCTACGACGCGGACACCCGGCTCGAGCAGTCGCTCACGGGCCTGGGGCTGCCCCGGCTCGACCGGGAACGCCCGGTCGCGACCCTGTCCGGAGGCCAGCGCTCGCGCCTGCACCTCGCGGCGCTGCTGGCCGCAGGGCCGGAGGTGCTGCTCCTGGACGAACCGACCAACCACCTCGACGTCCAGGCCGCGCACTGGCTGGAGCGGCACCTCGTGACCCGACCCGGCACGACGGTGGTCGTCTCCCACGACCGGGAGTTCCTCGACGCGGTCGCCGGCGAACTCGTGGAGGTCGACCCGTACCGCGACCGCGGTGTCGCCCGCTACCCCGGCGGGTACGCGGACTACCTGCAGGCCAAGGCGAGCGAACGCGCGCGGTGGGAGCAGGCCCGCGCGGAGTGGGAGTCTGCGGTCGAGCGGCTGGCCACCACCGGCGACGCCACGGCCCGGGCGGTGAACCACGCCCGCGAGCGGCCGGACAACGACAAGATGCAGTACGACTTCAAGGGCGGGCGCGTGCAGGAGTCCCTCGCGGCGCGGGTGCGGGCCAACGCCGAGAAGCTGCGCCGACTGCGGGAGGCGGAGGTCCCGCGGCCACCGGACCCGTTGCGCTTCGTCCCCCCGGCCGGGGCCTCCGGCCGTCGCGGGTCCGTCCACGCCGAGGGTGTCTCCGTGGCGGGCCGGCTGACGCCCGTCGACGTCCACGTCGGACCCGGTGACCGGTTGCTCGTCACCGGCCCGAACGGCAGCGGCAAGTCGACCTTGTTCGACGTGCTGACGGGCGCGCTGGCCCCGGACACCGGCACCGTCCGACGGCGCGGGCGCACCGGCCTGCTCCGGCAGGACCCGGCCACCGACGGGCTCGACCGGACCGTCCTGGCCGCCTTCGCCGCCGGCCGCCCCGGCAGCGCCGACGAGCACGCCCACCGCCTGCTCGGGATGGGCCTGTTCGACCGCGAGCGCCTCGGCGTCCCCGTGCGGTCGCTGTCCACGGGCGGGCGGCGCCGGCTCGACCTGGCGCGCCTGCTCGCCGACCGCCACGACGTCCTGCTCCTGGACGAGCCGACGAACCACCTGGCGCCGCAGCTGGTGGAGGAGCTGGAGGCCGCCATCGACGCGTTCCCCGGCGCGGTCGTCGTCGTCAGCCACGACCGCTGGTTCCGCCGGTCCTTCCGCGGGGACGTGCTGGAGCTGACGGGGCTGGACCTGACGGAGGTGGAGTCGACGTGCTCCTCCTCGTGA
- a CDS encoding threonine aldolase family protein produces MSTATPSLHASAPLHDQTARGFASDNAAGMHPEVLQALVAANGGHVPSYGADAYTSALTEALHGHFGPDTTSVPVLTGTGANVVALQALTSRWESVLASDQAHVLHDEAGGLEHVGGVKVIALPTVDGLVDPADVERAVRDADSPMRAPVGALTLTQSSELGTAYGLDQLRDLVRVAHGLGVRVHVDGARLSNAAVSLGCGLGETTTALGVDAVSVGGTKNGAALAEAVVVRGEGPAEALRRLVKPTMQQSSKTRFVSAQLLALFGGDLWRRTATAANDAATALAEAVRSAGAETTRPVQANAVFAALPPAVAERAAARVPFHVWDERWAPGLVEVRLVASFDTTTQDVEGFATVLREELARG; encoded by the coding sequence GTGAGCACCGCCACCCCGTCCCTGCACGCCTCGGCACCCCTGCACGACCAGACCGCCCGCGGGTTCGCCAGCGACAACGCCGCCGGCATGCACCCCGAGGTCCTGCAGGCCCTCGTCGCCGCGAACGGCGGCCACGTCCCCAGCTACGGCGCGGACGCGTACACGAGCGCGCTCACCGAGGCGCTGCACGGGCACTTCGGTCCGGACACCACCAGCGTCCCCGTCCTGACGGGCACCGGCGCGAACGTCGTGGCGCTGCAGGCGCTGACGTCGCGCTGGGAGTCGGTGCTCGCCTCGGACCAGGCCCACGTCCTGCACGACGAGGCCGGTGGGCTGGAGCACGTCGGTGGGGTCAAGGTCATCGCCCTGCCCACGGTCGACGGCCTCGTGGACCCCGCCGACGTCGAACGCGCGGTGCGGGACGCGGACAGCCCCATGCGCGCCCCCGTGGGGGCGTTGACCCTGACCCAGAGCTCCGAGCTCGGGACGGCCTACGGCCTGGACCAGCTGCGCGACCTCGTCCGGGTCGCCCACGGCCTCGGCGTGCGGGTGCACGTCGACGGCGCGCGGTTGTCCAACGCCGCGGTCTCCCTCGGCTGCGGGCTGGGGGAGACGACGACCGCACTCGGCGTCGACGCGGTCTCCGTGGGCGGCACCAAGAACGGTGCCGCGCTGGCCGAGGCCGTCGTCGTGCGCGGCGAGGGGCCTGCAGAGGCGTTGCGTCGCCTGGTGAAGCCGACGATGCAGCAGTCCTCCAAGACGCGGTTCGTCAGCGCCCAGCTGCTGGCCCTGTTCGGCGGCGACCTGTGGCGGCGCACGGCCACCGCCGCCAACGACGCCGCCACCGCACTGGCCGAGGCCGTCCGGTCCGCCGGCGCGGAGACGACGCGGCCGGTCCAGGCCAACGCGGTCTTCGCGGCGCTGCCGCCGGCCGTCGCCGAACGGGCCGCCGCGCGCGTGCCGTTCCACGTCTGGGACGAGCGGTGGGCACCCGGTCTCGTCGAGGTCCGCCTCGTCGCGAGCTTCGACACGACGACGCAGGACGTCGAGGGCTTCGCCACCGTGCTGCGCGAGGAGCTGGCGCGTGGGTGA
- a CDS encoding cellulose-binding protein — MSTDSHDAFSIVVRGYERSQVDARLKHLDDALSEARARVAQVDHEKLQAQEKLAEAQKELREHEKPSYAGLGARMEKLLRLAEDQSSEILRSARRDADRLREEARAEASSTRAQADEDARRRTGEASRDAEEIVSRAKHQADGMVDAAQRTAAELTAAAHRQAEQLLAAAQHETAETIAATERQVAALRTQTEREVIELRSSTDARVREQELALAAAREQAAEEDRQRLEVAAARTAARIAEAEQRAAEAEERAREAVEAAESIRADAVAQAAVRAETARRESDELLADARARAQAMVETAREQAERSRTGAQAEVDELMNQRDQITDQLDDLRGLLGLAPKLPARENAHEVDVRDEEPVQQPG, encoded by the coding sequence GTGTCCACCGACTCCCACGACGCGTTCAGCATCGTCGTCCGCGGTTACGAACGCAGCCAGGTCGACGCCCGCCTGAAGCACCTCGACGACGCCCTCTCCGAGGCCCGCGCGCGGGTCGCCCAGGTCGACCACGAGAAGCTGCAGGCCCAGGAGAAGCTCGCCGAGGCGCAGAAGGAATTGCGCGAGCACGAGAAGCCCTCGTACGCCGGGCTCGGCGCCCGCATGGAGAAGCTGCTCCGGCTCGCCGAGGACCAGTCCTCGGAGATCCTGCGCTCGGCCCGCCGCGACGCGGACCGGCTGCGCGAGGAGGCCCGCGCCGAGGCCTCCAGCACCCGCGCGCAGGCCGACGAGGACGCCCGCCGCCGCACCGGTGAGGCCAGCCGTGACGCCGAGGAGATCGTCTCCCGCGCCAAGCACCAGGCCGACGGCATGGTCGACGCCGCCCAGCGCACGGCCGCCGAGCTGACGGCCGCCGCCCACCGGCAGGCCGAGCAGCTCCTCGCCGCGGCGCAGCACGAGACGGCCGAGACCATCGCCGCCACCGAGCGCCAGGTCGCCGCGCTGCGCACCCAGACCGAACGCGAGGTCATCGAGCTGCGCTCGAGCACCGACGCCCGCGTGCGGGAGCAGGAGCTGGCGCTCGCCGCGGCCCGCGAGCAGGCGGCCGAGGAGGACCGGCAGCGCCTCGAGGTCGCCGCGGCCCGCACCGCGGCCCGCATCGCCGAGGCCGAGCAGCGTGCGGCCGAGGCCGAGGAGCGCGCGCGGGAGGCCGTCGAGGCGGCCGAGTCGATCCGGGCCGACGCCGTCGCCCAGGCCGCGGTGCGCGCCGAGACGGCCCGTCGCGAGTCCGACGAGCTGCTCGCCGACGCCCGGGCCCGCGCCCAGGCGATGGTCGAGACGGCCCGCGAGCAGGCCGAGCGGTCCCGCACGGGGGCGCAGGCCGAGGTCGACGAGCTGATGAACCAGCGCGACCAGATCACCGACCAGCTCGACGACCTGCGCGGTCTGCTGGGGCTCGCGCCCAAGCTGCCCGCTCGCGAGAACGCCCACGAGGTGGACGTCCGCGACGAGGAACCGGTGCAGCAGCCGGGCTGA
- a CDS encoding alpha/beta hydrolase produces the protein MGEIRSDTVLPARREDVELHTADGVTLVGELALPADRDPVATLVTLHPLPTAGGFMDSHVLRKAANRLPALADLAVLRFNTRGTESPRGRSGGTFDAGGAERYDVAAALEFAEFRDLPHVWLLGWSFGTDLALVHGRDPLVEGLLLLSPPLRWSTEDDLRAWSEFGRPVTALVPEFDDFLRPDEAVRRFAPLPQAEVVPVAGARHLWVGESAVRRVLDEVVARVVPARSPLPTEHPAAP, from the coding sequence GTGGGTGAGATCCGTTCCGACACCGTCCTGCCGGCGCGGCGCGAGGACGTCGAGCTGCACACGGCCGACGGGGTCACGCTCGTGGGGGAGCTGGCGCTGCCGGCCGACCGGGACCCCGTCGCGACGCTCGTCACGCTGCACCCGTTGCCGACCGCGGGCGGGTTCATGGACTCGCACGTCCTGCGCAAGGCCGCCAACCGGCTGCCCGCGCTCGCCGACCTGGCGGTGCTGCGGTTCAACACGCGGGGGACGGAGTCGCCGCGCGGGCGCAGCGGCGGGACGTTCGACGCCGGCGGCGCCGAGCGCTACGACGTCGCGGCGGCCCTGGAGTTCGCGGAGTTCCGCGACCTGCCGCACGTCTGGCTGCTGGGCTGGTCCTTCGGCACCGACCTCGCGCTCGTCCACGGCCGCGACCCGCTCGTGGAGGGGTTGCTGCTGCTGTCCCCGCCGCTGCGCTGGTCCACCGAGGACGACCTGCGGGCCTGGTCGGAGTTCGGGCGGCCCGTGACGGCGCTGGTGCCGGAGTTCGACGACTTCCTGCGCCCCGACGAGGCCGTGCGCCGGTTCGCCCCGCTGCCCCAGGCCGAGGTCGTCCCCGTCGCGGGTGCCCGCCACCTGTGGGTGGGGGAGAGCGCGGTGCGCCGCGTCCTGGACGAGGTGGTCGCGCGGGTCGTCCCCGCGCGCTCACCCCTGCCGACGGAGCACCCCGCAGCCCCCTGA
- a CDS encoding F0F1 ATP synthase subunit epsilon, producing MALQVELVAADRSVWSGEASLVRARTAEGEIGIMSGHEPLLAILAPGDVAISGSGADGVTATVSGGFFSVDHDKVTIVAEQVEVTAGSGTR from the coding sequence ATGGCTCTGCAGGTCGAACTCGTCGCGGCGGACCGCTCGGTGTGGTCCGGCGAGGCCTCGCTCGTGCGCGCGCGCACGGCGGAGGGTGAGATCGGCATCATGTCCGGGCACGAGCCGCTGCTCGCCATCCTCGCCCCCGGCGACGTGGCGATCTCCGGTTCCGGTGCGGACGGGGTGACCGCGACCGTCAGCGGTGGGTTCTTCTCCGTGGACCACGACAAGGTGACGATCGTCGCCGAGCAGGTCGAGGTCACCGCGGGCTCCGGCACGCGCTGA
- a CDS encoding co-chaperone YbbN gives MTTQPTPPSAKLNLRGAVDLGALAARNTRREEVARRAAADPDAVTQGSPFVVDVTEETFAELVQSSVQVPLVLDLWAEGYDTGAEALQALADEYAGAFLLGRIDAQAEPGLAQSLVQSLQARAIPLVAAIVKGQPIPLFTGSYPTAEEIRPVLEEVLRVAEANGVTGRVEGAATAAEAEPAAPPVPPLHAEALAAVEAGDFDAATAAWTKALAQDPRDAEATEGLARVGVLRRVAGVDLAQARAAAADAPDDVQAQIVVADLDLVGGHVEDAFARLLGIVQRTVGEDRDAARTHLVDLFSVVGATDPRVVKARQALTRALF, from the coding sequence ATGACGACCCAGCCGACGCCCCCCAGCGCCAAGCTCAACCTGCGCGGAGCGGTGGACCTCGGTGCCCTCGCAGCCCGCAACACCCGTCGTGAGGAGGTCGCCCGTCGCGCGGCGGCCGACCCCGACGCGGTCACCCAGGGGTCCCCCTTCGTCGTCGACGTCACCGAGGAGACCTTCGCCGAGCTCGTGCAGAGCTCCGTGCAGGTCCCCCTGGTCCTGGACCTGTGGGCCGAGGGCTACGACACCGGCGCCGAGGCGCTGCAGGCCCTCGCCGACGAGTACGCCGGCGCCTTCCTGCTCGGCCGCATCGACGCCCAGGCCGAGCCGGGTCTGGCCCAGTCGCTCGTGCAGTCGTTGCAGGCCAGGGCGATCCCGCTCGTCGCCGCCATCGTCAAGGGCCAGCCCATCCCGCTGTTCACCGGGTCCTACCCCACGGCCGAGGAGATCCGCCCGGTCCTGGAGGAGGTCCTGCGGGTGGCCGAGGCCAACGGTGTCACCGGCCGGGTCGAGGGCGCCGCGACGGCAGCCGAGGCCGAGCCCGCCGCGCCGCCGGTCCCGCCGCTGCACGCCGAGGCCCTCGCCGCCGTCGAGGCCGGCGACTTCGACGCCGCGACCGCCGCCTGGACGAAGGCCCTGGCCCAGGACCCGCGCGACGCCGAGGCGACCGAGGGCCTGGCCCGGGTCGGTGTCCTGCGCCGCGTCGCCGGCGTGGACCTCGCCCAGGCGCGGGCGGCCGCCGCCGACGCCCCGGACGACGTGCAGGCCCAGATCGTCGTGGCCGACCTCGACCTCGTCGGGGGCCACGTCGAGGACGCGTTCGCCCGCCTGCTCGGCATCGTGCAGCGCACCGTGGGGGAGGACCGCGATGCGGCCCGCACCCACCTCGTCGACCTCTTCTCGGTCGTCGGCGCGACCGACCCGCGCGTCGTGAAGGCCCGGCAGGCGCTCACCCGCGCCCTCTTCTGA
- a CDS encoding DUF2550 domain-containing protein, with amino-acid sequence MHEVLLSLEIAGACAVALVVVLVLVVLRRRRLMARLGTFDCSIRQARGGRRRWALGVAQYERDRLDWYRTFSLSPRPSCSYARRALAVTLFREAEGPELVAVQPGAMIVECRLEAEGAGEEIEFAMGRDAYTGFASWLESAPPGQGVNVA; translated from the coding sequence GTGCACGAGGTCCTGCTCTCCCTGGAGATCGCAGGCGCGTGCGCCGTCGCCCTCGTCGTGGTGCTCGTGCTCGTCGTGCTGCGCCGCCGCCGCCTCATGGCGCGTCTCGGCACGTTCGACTGTTCCATCCGGCAGGCCCGTGGTGGCCGCCGGCGCTGGGCCCTGGGCGTCGCGCAGTACGAGCGCGACCGCCTGGACTGGTACCGCACCTTCTCGCTCTCCCCGCGCCCGTCGTGCAGCTACGCACGGCGGGCGCTGGCCGTCACCCTGTTCCGCGAGGCCGAGGGACCCGAACTCGTGGCCGTGCAGCCGGGCGCGATGATCGTGGAGTGCCGCCTCGAGGCCGAGGGTGCGGGGGAGGAGATCGAGTTCGCGATGGGCCGGGACGCCTACACCGGTTTCGCGAGCTGGCTGGAGTCCGCCCCGCCCGGCCAGGGCGTCAACGTCGCCTAA
- a CDS encoding thiamine-binding protein, with amino-acid sequence MIVAFSVAPSGGPVPVGEDADSVSAAVADAVLVVRGSGLPHRTDSMFTTIEGSWEECMDVVKRATEAVGRHGTRVSLVLKADIRPGRTGEMEGKLERLEAAVERAQGEAGRGQ; translated from the coding sequence GTGATCGTCGCCTTCTCCGTCGCCCCGTCCGGTGGTCCCGTCCCGGTGGGTGAGGACGCCGACTCCGTGAGCGCCGCCGTCGCCGACGCCGTGCTCGTCGTCCGGGGCAGCGGTCTGCCGCACCGCACCGACTCGATGTTCACCACGATCGAGGGGTCGTGGGAGGAGTGCATGGACGTCGTCAAGCGGGCGACCGAGGCCGTCGGCCGGCACGGGACGCGGGTCTCCCTCGTGCTCAAGGCGGACATCCGTCCCGGTCGCACGGGCGAGATGGAGGGCAAGCTCGAACGCCTGGAGGCGGCCGTGGAGCGGGCGCAGGGCGAGGCGGGCCGCGGTCAGTGA
- a CDS encoding DoxX family protein, with protein sequence MSTPTPTQDRTDAPRLAHTPTPLASTGLLALRLVAGVLLLVHGIPKLQDPAMATGYAASLGVPAPTFLGWLMILGELGLGTLLVLGLATRIAGTLLLVQMTATWVLAHAPQGFLVDGQINGENALLYALLGLTLALTGPGRFSADGLLLRRRS encoded by the coding sequence ATGAGCACCCCGACCCCCACCCAGGACCGCACCGACGCACCGCGCCTCGCGCACACCCCGACCCCGCTCGCCTCCACCGGCCTGCTCGCGCTGCGCCTCGTCGCGGGCGTGCTGCTGCTCGTGCACGGCATCCCCAAGCTGCAGGACCCCGCGATGGCCACGGGGTACGCGGCCTCGCTCGGCGTGCCGGCTCCGACGTTCCTGGGCTGGCTCATGATCCTCGGCGAGCTCGGCCTGGGCACCCTGCTGGTCCTTGGCCTGGCGACCCGGATCGCCGGCACGCTCCTGCTCGTCCAGATGACCGCGACGTGGGTCCTGGCCCACGCCCCCCAAGGCTTCCTCGTGGACGGCCAGATCAACGGCGAGAACGCGCTGCTCTACGCGCTCCTGGGCCTGACCCTCGCCCTGACGGGGCCGGGCCGGTTCAGCGCCGACGGCCTCCTGCTGCGTCGCCGCAGCTGA